From Coturnix japonica isolate 7356 chromosome 16, Coturnix japonica 2.1, whole genome shotgun sequence, a single genomic window includes:
- the LOC107321541 gene encoding tripartite motif-containing protein 10 isoform X5, with amino-acid sequence MMASGKRNADLEEWDAKIRKLTEDFEESDTELEECDTEDDNLTAELEERDRKIRKLTSDLGDVDTKLKERDRKITKLSAEIRRLTSLLGDRDSKLRKLTSELAKCDATIRLFTVELGERHTKIGELTAEVGDYDRKLRKHAAELEERDLKIREHEAEIRRLTELLEDRDSDARERDILIRKLSEELEELRGQEVEESDLETDLSFLFSFSPFSEERDAKIGELSAEVEKQERRIDELTAELEHYKAKAIKCFEEHGRSEEKLVNVTLDPDTAHPRLILSEDQKSVRWEYSFQESPDGPERFDVDPCVLGCESFTSGRHCWVVDLSEGQYCAVGVSRESLQRKGAVSFNPDEGIWAVQQWGFKNRALTSPPTPLNLPRVPKKIRISLDYEWGEVAFFDAENQIPIFTFPLARFGGERLRPWFWVELGSLSLPR; translated from the exons ATGATGGCATCAG gGAAGAGGAACGCGGATCTTG AAGAATGGGACGCCAAAATCA GGAAGCTAACAGAAGATTTTG AAGAGAGCGACACAGAGCTTG agGAATGTGACACAGAAGATG acaaTCTGACTGCAGAGCTCG agGAACGCGATAGGAAAATCA GGAAGCTCACATCAGACCTTG gtGACGTTGACACAAAGCTCA AGGAACGCGATAGGAAAATCA ccAAACTATCAGCAGAAATAC GCAGACTGACTTCATTGCTGG GGGACCGCGACTCAAAGCTCC GCAAACTGACATCAGAACTCG CCAAGTGCGATGCAACGATCA GGCTATTTACAGTGGAACTTG gTGAGCGTCACACCAAAATAG GGGAACTCACTGCAGAAGTTG GGGACTACGATAGGAAACTTC gGAAACATGCAGCAGAACTCG AGGAACGTGATCTGAAAATCA gGGAACACGAAGCAGAGATAA GGCGCCTCACTGAGCTGCTCG AGGACCGCGATTCCGATGCCC gAGAACGGGACATCCTCATTA GGAAGCTGTCAGAAGAGCTCG AGGAATTAAGGGGTCAAGAAGTTG AGGAGAGTGATCTGGAGACGG atctttcctttcttttctctttttcccccttttcagAGGAACGTGATGCCAAAATTG GTGAACTCTCCGCAGAAGTTG aaaaacaagagagaagaaTTG atgaacTCACTGCAGAGCTCG AGCACTACAAAGCGAAAGCAA taaAATGTTTTGAGGAACATG GGAGAAGCGAAGAAAAGTTGG tAAACGTGACTCTGGACCCGGATACAGCCCACCCTCGCCTCATTCTCTCAGAGGACCAAAAGAGCGTCAGATGGGAATACAGCTTTCAGGAATCCCCCGATGGCCCCGAGCGCTTTGACGTGGATCCCTGTGTGTTGGGTTGTGAATCTTTCACCTCTGGGAGGCACTGCTGGGTGGTGGATCTCTCAGAAGGGCAGTACTGCGCCGTCGGGGTCAGCAGAGAGTCCCTACAGAGGAAAGGAGCCGTCAGCTTTAACCCTGATGAAGGGATCTGGGCTGTGCAGCAATGGGGCTTCAAGAACAGAGCCCTCACCTCCCCTCCAACCCCACTGAACCTTCCAAGGGTTCCTAAAAAGATCCGCATCTCTCTGGACTACGAATGGGGCGAGGTGGCGTTTTTTGATGCGGAGAATCAAATCCCCATCTTCACTTTTCCTCTGGCCCGCTTCGGTGGAGAACGGCTCCGGCCGTGGTTCTGGGTGGAGCTGGGCTCCCTCTCACTGCCCCGATAA
- the LOC107321541 gene encoding tripartite motif-containing protein 10 isoform X4, with protein sequence MMASGKRNADLEEWDAKIRKLTEDFEESDTELEECDTEDGELAAEIEERDRKIRKLTSDLGDVDTKLKERDRKITKLSAEIRRLTSLLGDRDSKLRKLTSELAKCDATIRLFTVELGERHTKIGELTAEVGDYDRKLRKHAAELEERDLKIREHEAEIRRLTELLEDRDSDARERDILIRKLSEELEELRGQEVEESDLETDLSFLFSFSPFSEERDAKIGELSAEVEKQERRIDELTAELEHYKAKAIKCFEEHGRSEEKLVNVTLDPDTAHPRLILSEDQKSVRWEYSFQESPDGPERFDVDPCVLGCESFTSGRHCWVVDLSEGQYCAVGVSRESLQRKGAVSFNPDEGIWAVQQWGFKNRALTSPPTPLNLPRVPKKIRISLDYEWGEVAFFDAENQIPIFTFPLARFGGERLRPWFWVELGSLSLPR encoded by the exons ATGATGGCATCAG gGAAGAGGAACGCGGATCTTG AAGAATGGGACGCCAAAATCA GGAAGCTAACAGAAGATTTTG AAGAGAGCGACACAGAGCTTG agGAATGTGACACAGAAGATG GGGAACTCGCGGCTGAGATCG agGAACGCGATAGGAAAATCA GGAAGCTCACATCAGACCTTG gtGACGTTGACACAAAGCTCA AGGAACGCGATAGGAAAATCA ccAAACTATCAGCAGAAATAC GCAGACTGACTTCATTGCTGG GGGACCGCGACTCAAAGCTCC GCAAACTGACATCAGAACTCG CCAAGTGCGATGCAACGATCA GGCTATTTACAGTGGAACTTG gTGAGCGTCACACCAAAATAG GGGAACTCACTGCAGAAGTTG GGGACTACGATAGGAAACTTC gGAAACATGCAGCAGAACTCG AGGAACGTGATCTGAAAATCA gGGAACACGAAGCAGAGATAA GGCGCCTCACTGAGCTGCTCG AGGACCGCGATTCCGATGCCC gAGAACGGGACATCCTCATTA GGAAGCTGTCAGAAGAGCTCG AGGAATTAAGGGGTCAAGAAGTTG AGGAGAGTGATCTGGAGACGG atctttcctttcttttctctttttcccccttttcagAGGAACGTGATGCCAAAATTG GTGAACTCTCCGCAGAAGTTG aaaaacaagagagaagaaTTG atgaacTCACTGCAGAGCTCG AGCACTACAAAGCGAAAGCAA taaAATGTTTTGAGGAACATG GGAGAAGCGAAGAAAAGTTGG tAAACGTGACTCTGGACCCGGATACAGCCCACCCTCGCCTCATTCTCTCAGAGGACCAAAAGAGCGTCAGATGGGAATACAGCTTTCAGGAATCCCCCGATGGCCCCGAGCGCTTTGACGTGGATCCCTGTGTGTTGGGTTGTGAATCTTTCACCTCTGGGAGGCACTGCTGGGTGGTGGATCTCTCAGAAGGGCAGTACTGCGCCGTCGGGGTCAGCAGAGAGTCCCTACAGAGGAAAGGAGCCGTCAGCTTTAACCCTGATGAAGGGATCTGGGCTGTGCAGCAATGGGGCTTCAAGAACAGAGCCCTCACCTCCCCTCCAACCCCACTGAACCTTCCAAGGGTTCCTAAAAAGATCCGCATCTCTCTGGACTACGAATGGGGCGAGGTGGCGTTTTTTGATGCGGAGAATCAAATCCCCATCTTCACTTTTCCTCTGGCCCGCTTCGGTGGAGAACGGCTCCGGCCGTGGTTCTGGGTGGAGCTGGGCTCCCTCTCACTGCCCCGATAA
- the LOC107321541 gene encoding tripartite motif-containing protein 10 isoform X3 has product MMASGKRNADLEEWDAKIRKLTEDFEESDTELEECDTEDGELAAEIDNLTAELEERDRKIRKLTSDLGDVDTKLKERDRKITKLSAEIRRLTSLLGDRDSKLRKLTSELAKCDATIRLFTVELGERHTKIGELTAEVGDYDRKLRKHAAELEERDLKIREHEAEIKDRDSDARERDILIRKLSEELEELRGQEVEESDLETDLSFLFSFSPFSEERDAKIGELSAEVEKQERRIDELTAELEHYKAKAIKCFEEHGRSEEKLVNVTLDPDTAHPRLILSEDQKSVRWEYSFQESPDGPERFDVDPCVLGCESFTSGRHCWVVDLSEGQYCAVGVSRESLQRKGAVSFNPDEGIWAVQQWGFKNRALTSPPTPLNLPRVPKKIRISLDYEWGEVAFFDAENQIPIFTFPLARFGGERLRPWFWVELGSLSLPR; this is encoded by the exons ATGATGGCATCAG gGAAGAGGAACGCGGATCTTG AAGAATGGGACGCCAAAATCA GGAAGCTAACAGAAGATTTTG AAGAGAGCGACACAGAGCTTG agGAATGTGACACAGAAGATG GGGAACTCGCGGCTGAGATCG acaaTCTGACTGCAGAGCTCG agGAACGCGATAGGAAAATCA GGAAGCTCACATCAGACCTTG gtGACGTTGACACAAAGCTCA AGGAACGCGATAGGAAAATCA ccAAACTATCAGCAGAAATAC GCAGACTGACTTCATTGCTGG GGGACCGCGACTCAAAGCTCC GCAAACTGACATCAGAACTCG CCAAGTGCGATGCAACGATCA GGCTATTTACAGTGGAACTTG gTGAGCGTCACACCAAAATAG GGGAACTCACTGCAGAAGTTG GGGACTACGATAGGAAACTTC gGAAACATGCAGCAGAACTCG AGGAACGTGATCTGAAAATCA gGGAACACGAAGCAGAGATAA AGGACCGCGATTCCGATGCCC gAGAACGGGACATCCTCATTA GGAAGCTGTCAGAAGAGCTCG AGGAATTAAGGGGTCAAGAAGTTG AGGAGAGTGATCTGGAGACGG atctttcctttcttttctctttttcccccttttcagAGGAACGTGATGCCAAAATTG GTGAACTCTCCGCAGAAGTTG aaaaacaagagagaagaaTTG atgaacTCACTGCAGAGCTCG AGCACTACAAAGCGAAAGCAA taaAATGTTTTGAGGAACATG GGAGAAGCGAAGAAAAGTTGG tAAACGTGACTCTGGACCCGGATACAGCCCACCCTCGCCTCATTCTCTCAGAGGACCAAAAGAGCGTCAGATGGGAATACAGCTTTCAGGAATCCCCCGATGGCCCCGAGCGCTTTGACGTGGATCCCTGTGTGTTGGGTTGTGAATCTTTCACCTCTGGGAGGCACTGCTGGGTGGTGGATCTCTCAGAAGGGCAGTACTGCGCCGTCGGGGTCAGCAGAGAGTCCCTACAGAGGAAAGGAGCCGTCAGCTTTAACCCTGATGAAGGGATCTGGGCTGTGCAGCAATGGGGCTTCAAGAACAGAGCCCTCACCTCCCCTCCAACCCCACTGAACCTTCCAAGGGTTCCTAAAAAGATCCGCATCTCTCTGGACTACGAATGGGGCGAGGTGGCGTTTTTTGATGCGGAGAATCAAATCCCCATCTTCACTTTTCCTCTGGCCCGCTTCGGTGGAGAACGGCTCCGGCCGTGGTTCTGGGTGGAGCTGGGCTCCCTCTCACTGCCCCGATAA
- the LOC107321541 gene encoding tripartite motif-containing protein 10 isoform X6: MMASGKRNADLEEWDAKIRKLTEDFEESDTELEECDTEDGELAAEIDNLTAELEERDRKIRKLTSDLGDVDTKLKERDRKITKLSAEIRRLTSLLGDRDSKLRKLTSELAKCDATIRLFTVELGERHTKIGELTAEVGDYDRKLRKHAAELEERDLKIREHEAEIRRLTELLEDRDSDARERDILIRKLSEELEELRGQEVEESDLETEERDAKIGELSAEVEKQERRIDELTAELEHYKAKAIKCFEEHGRSEEKLVNVTLDPDTAHPRLILSEDQKSVRWEYSFQESPDGPERFDVDPCVLGCESFTSGRHCWVVDLSEGQYCAVGVSRESLQRKGAVSFNPDEGIWAVQQWGFKNRALTSPPTPLNLPRVPKKIRISLDYEWGEVAFFDAENQIPIFTFPLARFGGERLRPWFWVELGSLSLPR, encoded by the exons ATGATGGCATCAG gGAAGAGGAACGCGGATCTTG AAGAATGGGACGCCAAAATCA GGAAGCTAACAGAAGATTTTG AAGAGAGCGACACAGAGCTTG agGAATGTGACACAGAAGATG GGGAACTCGCGGCTGAGATCG acaaTCTGACTGCAGAGCTCG agGAACGCGATAGGAAAATCA GGAAGCTCACATCAGACCTTG gtGACGTTGACACAAAGCTCA AGGAACGCGATAGGAAAATCA ccAAACTATCAGCAGAAATAC GCAGACTGACTTCATTGCTGG GGGACCGCGACTCAAAGCTCC GCAAACTGACATCAGAACTCG CCAAGTGCGATGCAACGATCA GGCTATTTACAGTGGAACTTG gTGAGCGTCACACCAAAATAG GGGAACTCACTGCAGAAGTTG GGGACTACGATAGGAAACTTC gGAAACATGCAGCAGAACTCG AGGAACGTGATCTGAAAATCA gGGAACACGAAGCAGAGATAA GGCGCCTCACTGAGCTGCTCG AGGACCGCGATTCCGATGCCC gAGAACGGGACATCCTCATTA GGAAGCTGTCAGAAGAGCTCG AGGAATTAAGGGGTCAAGAAGTTG AGGAGAGTGATCTGGAGACGG AGGAACGTGATGCCAAAATTG GTGAACTCTCCGCAGAAGTTG aaaaacaagagagaagaaTTG atgaacTCACTGCAGAGCTCG AGCACTACAAAGCGAAAGCAA taaAATGTTTTGAGGAACATG GGAGAAGCGAAGAAAAGTTGG tAAACGTGACTCTGGACCCGGATACAGCCCACCCTCGCCTCATTCTCTCAGAGGACCAAAAGAGCGTCAGATGGGAATACAGCTTTCAGGAATCCCCCGATGGCCCCGAGCGCTTTGACGTGGATCCCTGTGTGTTGGGTTGTGAATCTTTCACCTCTGGGAGGCACTGCTGGGTGGTGGATCTCTCAGAAGGGCAGTACTGCGCCGTCGGGGTCAGCAGAGAGTCCCTACAGAGGAAAGGAGCCGTCAGCTTTAACCCTGATGAAGGGATCTGGGCTGTGCAGCAATGGGGCTTCAAGAACAGAGCCCTCACCTCCCCTCCAACCCCACTGAACCTTCCAAGGGTTCCTAAAAAGATCCGCATCTCTCTGGACTACGAATGGGGCGAGGTGGCGTTTTTTGATGCGGAGAATCAAATCCCCATCTTCACTTTTCCTCTGGCCCGCTTCGGTGGAGAACGGCTCCGGCCGTGGTTCTGGGTGGAGCTGGGCTCCCTCTCACTGCCCCGATAA
- the LOC107321541 gene encoding tripartite motif-containing protein 10 isoform X1, whose amino-acid sequence MMASGKRNADLEEWDAKIRKLTEDFEESDTELEECDTEDGELAAEIDNLTAELEERDRKIRKLTSDLGDVDTKLKERDRKITKLSAEIRRLTSLLGDRDSKLRKLTSELAKCDATIRLFTVELGERHTKIGELTAEVGDYDRKLRKHAAELEERDLKIREHEAEIRRLTELLEDRDSDARERDILIRKLSEELEELRGQEVEESDLETDLSFLFSFSPFSEERDAKIGELSAEVEKQERRIDELTAELEHYKAKAIKCFEEHGRSEEKLVNVTLDPDTAHPRLILSEDQKSVRWEYSFQESPDGPERFDVDPCVLGCESFTSGRHCWVVDLSEGQYCAVGVSRESLQRKGAVSFNPDEGIWAVQQWGFKNRALTSPPTPLNLPRVPKKIRISLDYEWGEVAFFDAENQIPIFTFPLARFGGERLRPWFWVELGSLSLPR is encoded by the exons ATGATGGCATCAG gGAAGAGGAACGCGGATCTTG AAGAATGGGACGCCAAAATCA GGAAGCTAACAGAAGATTTTG AAGAGAGCGACACAGAGCTTG agGAATGTGACACAGAAGATG GGGAACTCGCGGCTGAGATCG acaaTCTGACTGCAGAGCTCG agGAACGCGATAGGAAAATCA GGAAGCTCACATCAGACCTTG gtGACGTTGACACAAAGCTCA AGGAACGCGATAGGAAAATCA ccAAACTATCAGCAGAAATAC GCAGACTGACTTCATTGCTGG GGGACCGCGACTCAAAGCTCC GCAAACTGACATCAGAACTCG CCAAGTGCGATGCAACGATCA GGCTATTTACAGTGGAACTTG gTGAGCGTCACACCAAAATAG GGGAACTCACTGCAGAAGTTG GGGACTACGATAGGAAACTTC gGAAACATGCAGCAGAACTCG AGGAACGTGATCTGAAAATCA gGGAACACGAAGCAGAGATAA GGCGCCTCACTGAGCTGCTCG AGGACCGCGATTCCGATGCCC gAGAACGGGACATCCTCATTA GGAAGCTGTCAGAAGAGCTCG AGGAATTAAGGGGTCAAGAAGTTG AGGAGAGTGATCTGGAGACGG atctttcctttcttttctctttttcccccttttcagAGGAACGTGATGCCAAAATTG GTGAACTCTCCGCAGAAGTTG aaaaacaagagagaagaaTTG atgaacTCACTGCAGAGCTCG AGCACTACAAAGCGAAAGCAA taaAATGTTTTGAGGAACATG GGAGAAGCGAAGAAAAGTTGG tAAACGTGACTCTGGACCCGGATACAGCCCACCCTCGCCTCATTCTCTCAGAGGACCAAAAGAGCGTCAGATGGGAATACAGCTTTCAGGAATCCCCCGATGGCCCCGAGCGCTTTGACGTGGATCCCTGTGTGTTGGGTTGTGAATCTTTCACCTCTGGGAGGCACTGCTGGGTGGTGGATCTCTCAGAAGGGCAGTACTGCGCCGTCGGGGTCAGCAGAGAGTCCCTACAGAGGAAAGGAGCCGTCAGCTTTAACCCTGATGAAGGGATCTGGGCTGTGCAGCAATGGGGCTTCAAGAACAGAGCCCTCACCTCCCCTCCAACCCCACTGAACCTTCCAAGGGTTCCTAAAAAGATCCGCATCTCTCTGGACTACGAATGGGGCGAGGTGGCGTTTTTTGATGCGGAGAATCAAATCCCCATCTTCACTTTTCCTCTGGCCCGCTTCGGTGGAGAACGGCTCCGGCCGTGGTTCTGGGTGGAGCTGGGCTCCCTCTCACTGCCCCGATAA
- the LOC107321541 gene encoding tripartite motif-containing protein 10 isoform X7, with protein sequence MMASGKRNADLEEWDAKIRKLTEDFEESDTELEECDTEDGELAAEIDNLTAELEERDRKITKLSAEIRRLTSLLGDRDSKLRKLTSELAKCDATIRLFTVELGERHTKIGELTAEVGDYDRKLRKHAAELEERDLKIREHEAEIRRLTELLEDRDSDARERDILIRKLSEELEELRGQEVEESDLETDLSFLFSFSPFSEERDAKIGELSAEVEKQERRIDELTAELEHYKAKAIKCFEEHGRSEEKLVNVTLDPDTAHPRLILSEDQKSVRWEYSFQESPDGPERFDVDPCVLGCESFTSGRHCWVVDLSEGQYCAVGVSRESLQRKGAVSFNPDEGIWAVQQWGFKNRALTSPPTPLNLPRVPKKIRISLDYEWGEVAFFDAENQIPIFTFPLARFGGERLRPWFWVELGSLSLPR encoded by the exons ATGATGGCATCAG gGAAGAGGAACGCGGATCTTG AAGAATGGGACGCCAAAATCA GGAAGCTAACAGAAGATTTTG AAGAGAGCGACACAGAGCTTG agGAATGTGACACAGAAGATG GGGAACTCGCGGCTGAGATCG acaaTCTGACTGCAGAGCTCG agGAACGCGATAGGAAAATCA ccAAACTATCAGCAGAAATAC GCAGACTGACTTCATTGCTGG GGGACCGCGACTCAAAGCTCC GCAAACTGACATCAGAACTCG CCAAGTGCGATGCAACGATCA GGCTATTTACAGTGGAACTTG gTGAGCGTCACACCAAAATAG GGGAACTCACTGCAGAAGTTG GGGACTACGATAGGAAACTTC gGAAACATGCAGCAGAACTCG AGGAACGTGATCTGAAAATCA gGGAACACGAAGCAGAGATAA GGCGCCTCACTGAGCTGCTCG AGGACCGCGATTCCGATGCCC gAGAACGGGACATCCTCATTA GGAAGCTGTCAGAAGAGCTCG AGGAATTAAGGGGTCAAGAAGTTG AGGAGAGTGATCTGGAGACGG atctttcctttcttttctctttttcccccttttcagAGGAACGTGATGCCAAAATTG GTGAACTCTCCGCAGAAGTTG aaaaacaagagagaagaaTTG atgaacTCACTGCAGAGCTCG AGCACTACAAAGCGAAAGCAA taaAATGTTTTGAGGAACATG GGAGAAGCGAAGAAAAGTTGG tAAACGTGACTCTGGACCCGGATACAGCCCACCCTCGCCTCATTCTCTCAGAGGACCAAAAGAGCGTCAGATGGGAATACAGCTTTCAGGAATCCCCCGATGGCCCCGAGCGCTTTGACGTGGATCCCTGTGTGTTGGGTTGTGAATCTTTCACCTCTGGGAGGCACTGCTGGGTGGTGGATCTCTCAGAAGGGCAGTACTGCGCCGTCGGGGTCAGCAGAGAGTCCCTACAGAGGAAAGGAGCCGTCAGCTTTAACCCTGATGAAGGGATCTGGGCTGTGCAGCAATGGGGCTTCAAGAACAGAGCCCTCACCTCCCCTCCAACCCCACTGAACCTTCCAAGGGTTCCTAAAAAGATCCGCATCTCTCTGGACTACGAATGGGGCGAGGTGGCGTTTTTTGATGCGGAGAATCAAATCCCCATCTTCACTTTTCCTCTGGCCCGCTTCGGTGGAGAACGGCTCCGGCCGTGGTTCTGGGTGGAGCTGGGCTCCCTCTCACTGCCCCGATAA
- the LOC107321541 gene encoding tripartite motif-containing protein 10 isoform X2, whose product MMASGKRNADLEWDAKIRKLTEDFEESDTELEECDTEDGELAAEIDNLTAELEERDRKIRKLTSDLGDVDTKLKERDRKITKLSAEIRRLTSLLGDRDSKLRKLTSELAKCDATIRLFTVELGERHTKIGELTAEVGDYDRKLRKHAAELEERDLKIREHEAEIRRLTELLEDRDSDARERDILIRKLSEELEELRGQEVEESDLETDLSFLFSFSPFSEERDAKIGELSAEVEKQERRIDELTAELEHYKAKAIKCFEEHGRSEEKLVNVTLDPDTAHPRLILSEDQKSVRWEYSFQESPDGPERFDVDPCVLGCESFTSGRHCWVVDLSEGQYCAVGVSRESLQRKGAVSFNPDEGIWAVQQWGFKNRALTSPPTPLNLPRVPKKIRISLDYEWGEVAFFDAENQIPIFTFPLARFGGERLRPWFWVELGSLSLPR is encoded by the exons ATGATGGCATCAG gGAAGAGGAACGCGGATCTTG AATGGGACGCCAAAATCA GGAAGCTAACAGAAGATTTTG AAGAGAGCGACACAGAGCTTG agGAATGTGACACAGAAGATG GGGAACTCGCGGCTGAGATCG acaaTCTGACTGCAGAGCTCG agGAACGCGATAGGAAAATCA GGAAGCTCACATCAGACCTTG gtGACGTTGACACAAAGCTCA AGGAACGCGATAGGAAAATCA ccAAACTATCAGCAGAAATAC GCAGACTGACTTCATTGCTGG GGGACCGCGACTCAAAGCTCC GCAAACTGACATCAGAACTCG CCAAGTGCGATGCAACGATCA GGCTATTTACAGTGGAACTTG gTGAGCGTCACACCAAAATAG GGGAACTCACTGCAGAAGTTG GGGACTACGATAGGAAACTTC gGAAACATGCAGCAGAACTCG AGGAACGTGATCTGAAAATCA gGGAACACGAAGCAGAGATAA GGCGCCTCACTGAGCTGCTCG AGGACCGCGATTCCGATGCCC gAGAACGGGACATCCTCATTA GGAAGCTGTCAGAAGAGCTCG AGGAATTAAGGGGTCAAGAAGTTG AGGAGAGTGATCTGGAGACGG atctttcctttcttttctctttttcccccttttcagAGGAACGTGATGCCAAAATTG GTGAACTCTCCGCAGAAGTTG aaaaacaagagagaagaaTTG atgaacTCACTGCAGAGCTCG AGCACTACAAAGCGAAAGCAA taaAATGTTTTGAGGAACATG GGAGAAGCGAAGAAAAGTTGG tAAACGTGACTCTGGACCCGGATACAGCCCACCCTCGCCTCATTCTCTCAGAGGACCAAAAGAGCGTCAGATGGGAATACAGCTTTCAGGAATCCCCCGATGGCCCCGAGCGCTTTGACGTGGATCCCTGTGTGTTGGGTTGTGAATCTTTCACCTCTGGGAGGCACTGCTGGGTGGTGGATCTCTCAGAAGGGCAGTACTGCGCCGTCGGGGTCAGCAGAGAGTCCCTACAGAGGAAAGGAGCCGTCAGCTTTAACCCTGATGAAGGGATCTGGGCTGTGCAGCAATGGGGCTTCAAGAACAGAGCCCTCACCTCCCCTCCAACCCCACTGAACCTTCCAAGGGTTCCTAAAAAGATCCGCATCTCTCTGGACTACGAATGGGGCGAGGTGGCGTTTTTTGATGCGGAGAATCAAATCCCCATCTTCACTTTTCCTCTGGCCCGCTTCGGTGGAGAACGGCTCCGGCCGTGGTTCTGGGTGGAGCTGGGCTCCCTCTCACTGCCCCGATAA
- the RACK1 gene encoding receptor of activated protein C kinase 1, with translation MTEQMTLRGTLKGHNGWVTQIATTPQFPDMILSASRDKTIIMWKLTRDETNYGIPQRALRGHSHFVSDVVISSDGQFALSGSWDGTLRLWDLTTGTTTRRFVGHTKDVLSVAFSSDNRQIVSGSRDKTIKLWNTLGVCKYTVQDESHSEWVSCVRFSPNSSNPIIVSCGWDKLVKVWNLANCKLKTNHIGHTGYLNTVTVSPDGSLCASGGKDGQAMLWDLNEGKHLYTLDGGDIINALCFSPNRYWLCAATGPSIKIWDLEGKIIVDELKQEVISTSSKAEPPQCTSLAWSADGQTLFAGYTDNLVRVWQVTIGTR, from the exons ATGACGGAGCAGATGACTCTCCGGGGTACCCTGAAGGGCCACAATGGGTGGGTGACGCAGATCGCCACCACTCCGCAGTTCCCGGACATGATACTCTCCGCTTCGCGGG ACAAAACCATCATCATGTGGAAGCTGACCCGAGATGAGACCAACTATGGGATCCCCCAGCGAGCCCTGCGCGGCCACTCGCACTTTGTCAGCGACGTGGTCATCTCCTCCGATGGGCAGTTTGCACTGTCGGGTTCCTGGGATGGCACCTTGAGGCTGTGGGACCTCACCAC AGGAACCACCACCCGCCGCTTTGTTGGCCACACTAAGGATGTGCTGAGCGTCGCGTTCTCCTCCGACAACCGTCAGATCGTTTCGGGCTCCAGGGATAAAACCATCAAACTCTGGAACACTTTGGGTGTCTGCAAATACACGGTGCAG GATGAGAGCCACTCTGAGTGGGTTTCCTGTGTGCGCTTCTCCCCCAACAGCAGCAACCCCATCATTGTGTCCTGTGGTTGGGACAAGCTGGTGAAG GTTTGGAACTTGGCTAACTGCAAGCTGAAGACGAACCACATCGGTCACACGGGATATCTGAACACAGTGACTGTCTCTCCTGATGGCTCCCTCTGTGCTTCTGGAGGCAAG GATGGCCAGGCCATGCTGTGGGACCTGAATGAAGGCAAGCACCTGTACACCCTGGATGGAGGGGACATCATCAACGCGTTGTGCTTCAGCCCCAACCGCTactggctctgtgctgccacCGGCCCCAGCATCAAGATCTGG GACCTGGAAGGCAAAATCATCGTGGATGAGCTGAAGCAGGAGGTGAtcagcaccagcagcaaagctgagcCTCCCCAGTGCACCTCTCTGGCGTGGTCTGCAGATGGGCAG ACTCTGTTTGCTGGCTACACAGATAACCTCGTCCGAGTGTGGCAAGTCACCATTGGAACCAGATGA